From a single Anaerolineales bacterium genomic region:
- a CDS encoding HAD family hydrolase → MALIIFDYDGVLADTLDDLIQFGQEACNQLGVKHVVTKDDLSHLEVMSFATFGRACEVPEPLVDEFVKISLNLFAEKEAPPAIFDGLSEVIQYFSTNHKLAIVTTNSSQNVHAFLAHHGLDRHVHAVYGVDTPGSKAQKISIARERFANNGEAVFMIGDALSDVRAAKEAGVTSIAATWGHQSLETLQRGEPDFVVHSPRELIEVIGR, encoded by the coding sequence ATGGCATTGATCATCTTTGATTATGATGGCGTACTCGCAGACACACTTGACGACCTGATTCAATTTGGGCAGGAAGCCTGCAATCAACTAGGCGTCAAGCATGTGGTGACCAAAGATGACCTGAGCCATCTCGAAGTGATGTCCTTTGCCACTTTCGGGCGGGCGTGTGAAGTGCCTGAGCCCCTTGTAGATGAGTTCGTCAAAATCAGCCTGAATCTGTTTGCGGAAAAAGAAGCCCCGCCCGCCATTTTCGATGGACTGAGTGAAGTCATTCAGTATTTTTCCACCAATCACAAACTCGCCATTGTGACCACGAACTCGTCGCAAAACGTCCATGCATTTCTTGCCCACCACGGACTGGACCGTCACGTCCATGCCGTTTACGGTGTGGACACGCCCGGCTCGAAGGCGCAGAAAATCTCGATAGCCCGGGAACGGTTTGCAAACAATGGAGAAGCAGTCTTTATGATCGGCGACGCATTAAGCGATGTCCGCGCCGCAAAAGAGGCTGGCGTTACCAGCATCGCCGCCACATGGGGGCATCAGAGTTTGGAGACTTTGCAACGCGGAGAACCTGATTTTGTAGTTCATTCTCCACGCGAATTAATTGAGGTGATTGGGCGGTAA
- a CDS encoding beta-ketoacyl synthase N-terminal-like domain-containing protein: protein MTDVVIAGIGQTEVGEHWDIGLRDLAYAAIHDAIHDAGGIKPQSLFVGNMLAPNLSRQAHVGALLADYSGLPGIEAVTVEAAGASGGAALRQGYLAVKSGMVDVALVVGVEKFTDKVGAAVDEALATTSDSDFEAVQGLTPAAQAALLMKRYMHEYDVPKDGFAGFALTAHANGVANKNAMFRKAIKAETYAKAEMVSDPLNMFDMAPNADGAAALLLTRRELLPPTFKNPLVKIAGSAASSDTLALHDRKNMLYFDTAQISAGKAMKQVGMTLDGIDFFEYHDAFSIYAALQLEAVGFAIKGNGWKLAADGSIGLKGKLPCATMGGMKARGFPGGAAGVYQAVEATIQLRGQAEANQVEGARFGLIQSLGGPASTAVSHIIQALD from the coding sequence ATGACAGACGTCGTTATTGCAGGAATAGGACAAACCGAAGTCGGCGAGCATTGGGATATTGGTCTGCGTGACCTTGCCTATGCCGCCATCCATGACGCCATCCATGATGCAGGCGGGATCAAGCCGCAGTCATTGTTCGTGGGCAACATGCTTGCGCCGAATCTCTCACGGCAGGCGCACGTCGGCGCGCTGCTGGCGGATTATTCTGGGCTACCCGGCATCGAAGCCGTGACGGTCGAAGCGGCGGGGGCATCGGGCGGGGCGGCGCTCCGTCAGGGCTATCTCGCCGTCAAAAGCGGCATGGTGGATGTCGCGCTCGTCGTCGGCGTGGAGAAATTCACGGACAAAGTCGGCGCGGCAGTGGACGAAGCGCTCGCCACCACCTCCGACTCGGATTTTGAAGCCGTACAGGGCTTGACTCCCGCCGCGCAGGCGGCGCTTTTGATGAAGCGTTACATGCACGAATATGATGTCCCCAAGGATGGGTTCGCGGGATTCGCACTCACTGCGCACGCAAATGGTGTTGCAAACAAAAACGCCATGTTCCGCAAAGCCATCAAAGCGGAAACTTATGCTAAAGCGGAGATGGTCAGCGATCCACTCAACATGTTCGACATGGCTCCCAATGCGGATGGCGCTGCCGCGCTTCTTTTGACCCGCCGCGAGCTGCTACCGCCAACCTTTAAGAATCCACTTGTGAAGATCGCCGGATCGGCGGCTTCTTCCGATACGCTGGCGTTACACGACCGCAAGAACATGCTGTACTTCGACACGGCACAAATCTCCGCGGGCAAGGCGATGAAACAAGTCGGCATGACACTGGATGGCATCGACTTCTTCGAATATCACGATGCATTCAGCATCTACGCCGCATTGCAACTGGAAGCGGTCGGATTTGCGATCAAGGGAAATGGCTGGAAACTTGCCGCGGATGGTTCGATCGGTCTGAAAGGCAAACTTCCCTGCGCGACGATGGGCGGCATGAAAGCGCGCGGATTCCCCGGCGGGGCTGCGGGTGTGTATCAAGCCGTCGAAGCGACGATCCAGTTACGAGGTCAGGCGGAGGCGAACCAGGTCGAAGGGGCAAGGTTCGGACTGATCCAGTCGCTGGGCGGTCCCGCATCCACGGCGGTGAGTCATATCATTCAGGCTTTGGATTAA
- a CDS encoding glycosyltransferase family 4 protein, translating into MTSILIFALLTILSALGVWIIRQYAERRRIMDHPNERSLHSAPTPRGGGVAIVIVVLAAGCVAAFHFNLTQSLIYLVCGAVIAYLGWRDDVHSLSPRVRFAVQGLVALASVLGMGYFKSVTIPLFGQLQLGAIGFIVTLLWIVGLTNAYNFMDGIDGIAGGVALSAALGWMFLATRTDNHFVYWVALAVGAGSLGFLFHNWSPAKIFMGDAGSTFLGYTFAVLPLLSASEGGDALMLGTLLMWTFIMDAGVTFIRRALKRENVFAAHRTHLYQRLVSSGYKHATVTLLYIFLTLLAAALAYAWSWGQPYAPPLIIIGLPLLWLILSRYVRKLNTTKDLN; encoded by the coding sequence GTGACCTCCATCCTCATCTTCGCACTCCTCACCATCCTCTCCGCCCTCGGCGTGTGGATCATCCGTCAATACGCCGAACGTCGCCGCATCATGGATCATCCCAATGAGCGCAGTTTGCATTCCGCGCCTACTCCACGCGGTGGGGGTGTTGCCATCGTTATTGTCGTCCTTGCGGCGGGATGTGTTGCCGCCTTCCACTTTAATCTCACGCAAAGCCTCATCTACCTCGTCTGCGGCGCGGTCATCGCCTACCTCGGCTGGCGAGACGACGTCCATTCGCTCAGTCCGCGTGTGCGCTTTGCCGTGCAAGGACTGGTTGCACTCGCGTCTGTGCTTGGCATGGGCTATTTCAAATCCGTCACCATTCCGCTCTTCGGTCAACTGCAACTCGGCGCAATCGGCTTCATCGTCACCCTCCTGTGGATCGTCGGTCTCACCAACGCCTACAACTTCATGGACGGCATCGACGGCATCGCGGGCGGTGTCGCGCTCTCCGCCGCGCTCGGTTGGATGTTCCTTGCCACGCGCACGGACAACCACTTTGTCTATTGGGTTGCGCTTGCTGTTGGCGCGGGCAGCCTCGGCTTTCTCTTTCACAACTGGTCCCCCGCCAAGATCTTCATGGGCGACGCAGGCAGCACCTTCCTCGGTTACACCTTCGCTGTCCTGCCGCTCCTCTCCGCAAGTGAAGGCGGCGACGCCCTCATGCTCGGTACGCTCCTGATGTGGACCTTCATCATGGACGCGGGCGTCACCTTCATCCGCCGCGCCCTCAAACGCGAGAACGTCTTCGCCGCGCATCGCACCCACCTCTATCAACGTCTCGTCAGCAGCGGCTACAAACACGCAACCGTCACCCTGCTCTATATCTTCCTCACCCTCCTCGCCGCCGCCCTCGCCTACGCCTGGTCTTGGGGTCAACCCTACGCCCCGCCCCTCATCATTATTGGACTTCCCCTTCTCTGGCTCATCCTCTCTCGATATGTGAGAAAATTAAACACGACAAAGGACTTGAATTAA
- a CDS encoding hydroxymethylglutaryl-CoA synthase, whose protein sequence is MTTPTPQTSPTLLKPVKPVGIVGYGAYVPRFRLPAKEVARVWTGKTGGLPIKEKAVPGLDEDVITMSIEAARNAMKRAQIDPAELRAVWVGSESHPYAVKPTSTLVAEAIGAVPNTQAADWEFACKAGTEALVAAMGLVGSGMGHYAMAIGMDTAQGKPGDALEYTAGAGGGAYIVGPAEESLATINFSYSYVTDTPDFWRREYQKYPEHGMRFTGEPAYFKHITEAATHLMEAAGTTAKDYRWAVFHQPNTKFPQRVAAGLGFSMEQIEPGLLVPIIGNTYAGAAIIGLTATLDIAQPGDRILVVSFGSGAGSDAFDITVTDKVTAKQGLATKTQEYIARRTEIDYATYVRFRGKLAMK, encoded by the coding sequence ATGACAACCCCTACTCCCCAAACATCCCCCACCTTACTCAAACCCGTCAAGCCAGTCGGCATTGTCGGCTACGGCGCGTATGTGCCGAGATTCCGTCTGCCCGCCAAGGAAGTCGCGCGCGTATGGACGGGCAAGACGGGCGGACTGCCCATCAAAGAGAAAGCCGTGCCCGGACTGGACGAAGACGTGATCACCATGTCCATCGAAGCGGCGCGGAATGCCATGAAACGCGCGCAGATCGACCCAGCTGAATTGCGGGCGGTCTGGGTCGGGTCGGAGTCGCATCCGTACGCGGTCAAACCAACTTCCACATTGGTCGCCGAAGCGATTGGCGCTGTCCCCAATACCCAAGCCGCAGACTGGGAATTCGCCTGTAAAGCGGGCACAGAAGCGCTCGTCGCCGCGATGGGGCTGGTCGGCTCGGGCATGGGTCACTATGCCATGGCAATCGGCATGGACACCGCGCAAGGCAAGCCCGGCGACGCGCTCGAATACACCGCGGGCGCGGGCGGCGGCGCGTACATCGTCGGTCCCGCCGAAGAGTCGCTGGCAACCATCAACTTCTCGTATTCGTACGTCACCGACACGCCCGATTTCTGGCGGCGCGAATATCAGAAATATCCCGAGCACGGCATGCGCTTCACCGGCGAACCCGCCTACTTCAAGCACATCACCGAAGCCGCCACGCACCTGATGGAAGCGGCTGGCACGACCGCCAAGGATTACAGGTGGGCGGTCTTCCACCAGCCGAACACGAAATTTCCGCAACGCGTCGCGGCAGGGCTTGGCTTCTCGATGGAACAGATCGAACCCGGTCTGCTCGTACCCATCATTGGGAATACTTACGCGGGCGCGGCGATCATTGGCTTGACTGCGACTCTCGACATCGCCCAACCCGGTGACCGAATCCTCGTCGTCTCTTTCGGGTCCGGGGCTGGTTCAGACGCCTTCGACATTACCGTCACCGACAAAGTGACCGCCAAACAAGGACTCGCCACGAAAACGCAGGAATACATTGCGCGAAGAACCGAAATTGACTACGCCACCTATGTCCGCTTCCGCGGGAAATTGGCGATGAAATAA
- a CDS encoding glycosyltransferase family 39 protein: protein MRSTWFQKSPKLDWKLFLSVLVGASFVLAFFHHERNFWGSSLWMQAAILVFFIPLASVLILFLLKRIWSVCQTLEKKRWLYFLIPGAIIAMILTARFFVAPSVQHELKIIPSEGQSGRIELYEIKAPAGRVVNLSRIDRAGGWTLENNTLVTDEQNPGILTYSFFGPIGDDVSLLFSQSLESRDVIVVLDGREQAVELNSSDAGLKAVEIPTSYKAGIPAILILIPVAVVDFLAFFFFLLFLWLLIELPQTMPDKTEGRFPLSHRTGLVILLAVSLLLHVPNFFAVPLLIDADSPSYLQGAVHWAEHGNLDGVPFFRGPGTTFLFIPAFLFFGNDPWGVKLVLHLMAVGSVFVSYRLGWQLFQRRSFAFFAGLITLLIPETFFYSNFVMSDMPNMFFGLLFCSLLLSTLETFSWRWLLPTMLTASFLTLLRPENVILLVIAGGFLLVKLFIEHGRDMSQFRRAVQMLGVSVLVAVIPLLLWAARNDRLHGFFGLSNYSGEVLYTGWVYYGEASGLPFIDTDSEAVGKINEAVEVYSGEIDYRDVPTGWELYPALVEYGYTSGEAFELLGDAAKDSMRKDWKLTLDLLWIKLRKSLVPENIPSLTFPLSEERTDIPDEQGQKAGSDLKEERSVFPVFIQWQRAAYEWVNLWYRYFYYPVFLLSLGMVFLALYQRRFFAWAPVVVITASRVFIPIVFGLGNWRYVVSGLVFMPLFFLLAVYSAMGFLSMLQNGEPINPKPE, encoded by the coding sequence ATGAGAAGTACCTGGTTTCAAAAATCACCAAAATTGGACTGGAAATTATTTCTATCTGTGCTTGTCGGCGCATCCTTTGTGCTTGCATTTTTCCATCACGAAAGGAATTTTTGGGGATCAAGCCTGTGGATGCAAGCCGCTATTCTTGTTTTTTTTATTCCCTTGGCATCTGTTCTGATTCTCTTTTTGCTAAAACGGATATGGTCCGTTTGCCAAACCCTTGAAAAAAAACGCTGGCTATACTTTCTCATTCCTGGCGCGATTATCGCCATGATCCTGACGGCGCGTTTTTTTGTAGCCCCGTCTGTTCAACATGAATTGAAGATCATCCCATCGGAGGGGCAATCCGGGCGCATTGAACTGTATGAGATCAAAGCTCCAGCCGGAAGGGTTGTTAATCTTTCAAGGATTGACAGGGCGGGCGGATGGACCCTTGAGAACAATACTCTTGTGACCGATGAGCAAAACCCCGGAATTCTCACATATTCGTTCTTTGGACCCATCGGGGATGACGTCAGTCTTCTTTTCTCGCAATCGCTGGAAAGCCGGGATGTCATCGTTGTTTTGGATGGAAGAGAACAGGCGGTTGAACTCAATAGCAGTGATGCAGGTCTTAAAGCCGTGGAAATTCCCACATCCTACAAGGCGGGCATCCCCGCGATTTTGATCCTGATCCCTGTCGCTGTAGTAGATTTTCTGGCATTCTTCTTTTTTCTTTTATTTCTCTGGCTTTTGATTGAACTTCCCCAGACGATGCCTGATAAAACCGAGGGACGTTTTCCGCTCTCGCATCGAACCGGACTGGTGATTCTGCTTGCCGTTTCGCTCCTGCTTCATGTCCCCAACTTTTTTGCTGTCCCGCTCCTCATTGATGCGGACAGCCCCAGCTATTTGCAGGGTGCAGTTCACTGGGCGGAACATGGTAATTTGGATGGGGTTCCCTTCTTCCGCGGTCCCGGCACGACGTTCTTGTTCATTCCCGCTTTCCTGTTTTTTGGGAATGACCCGTGGGGCGTGAAACTCGTTCTTCATTTGATGGCGGTCGGCTCTGTTTTTGTCAGTTACAGGCTGGGATGGCAGCTCTTTCAACGGCGTTCATTTGCCTTCTTCGCCGGGCTGATCACCCTGCTGATCCCTGAAACTTTCTTTTATTCGAACTTCGTCATGTCGGATATGCCGAACATGTTTTTCGGTCTGTTATTTTGCTCGCTGCTTCTATCCACTCTGGAAACATTCTCATGGCGCTGGCTTCTCCCAACCATGTTGACGGCGTCTTTCCTTACTCTGCTTCGCCCCGAAAATGTGATCTTGTTGGTCATTGCAGGCGGTTTTCTGCTTGTAAAGCTGTTCATCGAACACGGCAGGGATATGAGCCAATTTCGGCGAGCGGTTCAAATGCTTGGCGTCTCTGTGCTGGTGGCGGTCATCCCGTTGCTGCTCTGGGCGGCGCGCAATGACCGGCTGCATGGTTTCTTCGGCTTGAGCAATTACAGCGGGGAGGTGTTGTACACGGGTTGGGTGTATTACGGTGAAGCCAGCGGACTTCCCTTTATCGACACAGACTCCGAAGCAGTTGGAAAAATAAACGAAGCGGTCGAAGTATATAGCGGGGAGATCGACTATCGCGACGTTCCCACCGGCTGGGAGTTATATCCCGCCTTGGTCGAGTATGGATACACCAGCGGAGAAGCTTTCGAATTGCTCGGCGATGCTGCAAAGGATTCCATGCGCAAGGATTGGAAACTCACCCTCGACCTGTTATGGATAAAGCTCAGAAAAAGCCTGGTGCCGGAAAACATTCCCAGCCTCACGTTCCCACTTTCCGAAGAGCGAACAGACATCCCGGATGAGCAGGGACAGAAAGCAGGATCAGACCTGAAGGAGGAAAGAAGCGTTTTTCCCGTCTTCATTCAATGGCAGCGGGCGGCGTATGAATGGGTCAACCTCTGGTATCGTTATTTTTATTATCCGGTTTTCCTGCTCAGCCTTGGGATGGTGTTCCTCGCGCTGTATCAGAGGCGTTTTTTCGCGTGGGCTCCGGTGGTCGTCATCACAGCCAGCCGCGTGTTTATTCCCATCGTCTTTGGTCTGGGGAATTGGCGGTATGTGGTTTCCGGGCTTGTTTTTATGCCGTTGTTCTTCCTGCTTGCCGTTTATTCAGCGATGGGATTTTTGTCCATGTTACAGAACGGGGAGCCGATTAATCCAAAGCCTGAATGA
- a CDS encoding alginate lyase family protein — MLNRIKTLASLYLELGPRWSAFRLAYAFRLRSGLIRLQTPQYKWDDRLLKHWLQATIPSDPDSYATWRKQNAPKFFFDNVSGGRVAEGVPRPPVEEANRLLNGELKYFSHEYRKTGFPPVWHDGNQEHWSQISDDHVAARRSWSLPKQPPRNRGLLRREEQEPASQRHVDIKYVWEPNRFAFVYTLVRAYAITQDEKYPQAFWQLIQDWADHNPPNTGANWKDGQEIALRLMAWAFGFYAFIESPSTTNLQISQFTQLVAAQAERIHANIGYAISTRSNHTISEAFGLWMVGLLFPELKDAEKYLALGKRLLEEEATKQIFPDGSYAMYSLNYHRFILHLYIYALQLGEINHFPLSTQLKTSISKSINFLSHLIDPATGHMPIYGSNDGALVLPLNNCDFTDYRPLLQLGSVITTSQPMFESGPWDEDVFWLCGDPAGRVAPRALAGRIETSKLESFPHGGTYILRNANSRAIIRCTDFTSRPSHADQLHMDLWIGSDNIAIDAGTYLYSGEGVWRNGLARTSAHNTVTVDNKDQMTIVSRFTWTNWAKGKVLKQTDNLWQGEHDGYRPVRHKRTVMALEGDRWLVIDDLESNEPHHYTLHWLLNDVPFTQNKNSLHLNYEASTYKIQTGLLSGEGKFSILRADPNSNYGWRSRYYGHKEPAISLLLEAHRPAARFWTFFGFEDDEGEMSKSALSINGLTIKLED; from the coding sequence ATGCTCAATCGGATAAAAACCCTCGCCTCACTCTACCTCGAACTTGGTCCACGTTGGTCAGCCTTTCGCCTCGCCTACGCCTTCCGCCTCCGCAGCGGACTCATCCGCCTGCAAACCCCGCAATACAAATGGGATGACCGTCTGCTCAAGCATTGGCTCCAAGCCACCATCCCCTCCGATCCTGATTCCTACGCCACATGGCGTAAACAAAATGCGCCGAAATTTTTCTTTGATAATGTATCCGGTGGTCGAGTAGCCGAAGGCGTACCGAGACCACCCGTTGAAGAAGCAAATCGTCTTTTAAACGGCGAACTCAAATACTTCTCTCATGAATATCGTAAAACGGGTTTCCCGCCTGTTTGGCATGACGGAAATCAAGAACACTGGTCTCAAATCTCCGATGATCATGTCGCTGCGAGGCGCTCTTGGTCTTTGCCGAAGCAGCCCCCTCGTAACAGGGGATTGCTTCGGCGGGAAGAACAAGAGCCCGCCTCGCAAAGACATGTGGATATTAAGTATGTCTGGGAACCGAACCGCTTCGCCTTCGTCTACACCCTCGTCCGCGCCTACGCCATCACTCAAGACGAAAAATACCCGCAAGCCTTCTGGCAATTGATTCAAGACTGGGCAGACCACAATCCCCCCAACACTGGCGCCAACTGGAAAGACGGACAGGAAATCGCCCTCCGCCTCATGGCATGGGCATTTGGTTTCTACGCTTTCATCGAATCTCCATCTACTACCAATCTACAAATCTCCCAATTTACCCAACTCGTCGCCGCCCAAGCCGAGCGGATTCATGCCAACATCGGCTACGCCATCTCCACCCGCAGCAACCACACCATCAGCGAAGCCTTCGGTCTATGGATGGTCGGTCTGCTCTTCCCCGAACTAAAAGATGCCGAAAAATATTTGGCACTCGGCAAACGCCTGCTCGAAGAAGAAGCGACCAAACAAATCTTCCCCGATGGCAGTTACGCCATGTACTCCCTCAACTACCATCGCTTTATCCTGCATCTCTACATCTACGCCCTCCAACTTGGCGAGATAAACCACTTTCCGCTTTCCACTCAACTAAAAACCTCGATCTCCAAATCTATTAATTTCCTCTCCCACCTCATCGACCCTGCCACCGGACACATGCCCATCTACGGCTCCAACGACGGCGCCTTAGTCTTGCCCCTCAACAACTGCGACTTCACAGACTACCGTCCGTTACTGCAATTAGGCTCGGTCATCACCACCAGTCAACCCATGTTTGAGTCTGGTCCTTGGGATGAAGATGTCTTCTGGTTATGTGGTGACCCCGCTGGTCGAGTAGCCCCACGTGCTCTTGCGGGGCGTATCGAGACCAGCAAGTTAGAATCCTTCCCCCACGGCGGCACCTACATCCTCCGCAACGCAAACTCACGAGCCATTATCCGCTGCACCGACTTTACTTCCCGTCCCTCCCACGCCGACCAACTCCACATGGATTTGTGGATCGGCAGCGACAACATCGCCATCGACGCTGGAACCTATCTCTACTCAGGCGAAGGCGTCTGGCGCAACGGACTTGCCCGCACATCCGCGCACAACACGGTGACTGTAGATAACAAAGACCAAATGACCATCGTCAGTCGCTTCACGTGGACGAATTGGGCGAAGGGCAAAGTTCTCAAGCAAACCGATAATCTTTGGCAAGGCGAACACGACGGCTACAGACCCGTCCGCCACAAACGCACGGTCATGGCATTGGAAGGCGACAGGTGGCTGGTCATTGACGATCTCGAATCAAACGAGCCGCATCACTACACCCTGCATTGGCTGTTGAATGATGTGCCGTTCACACAAAACAAAAACTCGCTTCACCTAAACTATGAAGCGAGTACCTACAAAATCCAAACTGGCTTATTAAGTGGCGAAGGCAAATTCTCCATCCTCCGCGCGGATCCCAACTCCAACTATGGCTGGCGCTCGCGCTATTACGGTCACAAAGAACCTGCCATTTCCCTCCTGCTTGAGGCACATCGACCCGCCGCCCGCTTCTGGACGTTCTTCGGCTTTGAAGATGATGAGGGGGAGATGTCGAAAAGCGCTTTGAGTATAAATGGGCTGACGATCAAACTCGAGGACTGA
- a CDS encoding hydroxymethylglutaryl-CoA reductase, degradative — protein MTTSRISGFYNMTLDQRREKIADALASSSPPDLAPWTSGGLSPEAADHMIENVIGLHSLPLGIALNFMVNGRDVLVPMTLEEPSVVAGASFMAKLARGGGGFHATTSEPHMIGQMQVINVVNLHEAKLKIYENKADLLVEADSIDPILKKFGGGARDLEVRVIADSPIGGFLVVHLIYDVRDAMGANAVNTACERLAPKIEAITGGKVHLRILSNLADRRIARARCTIPVKDLAFDTFSGEEVRDGIIAAYAFAAVDPYRAATHNKGIMNGVDSVVIATGNDWRAIEAGAHAYAVKNGGYTSLSTWGKDADGNLVGTLEMPMAVGIVGGATKVHSAAQAAVKLMGVKTASELAEIIASVGLAQNMAALRALATEGIQRGHMSLHARQVAIAAGATGELVEKVAAQMVAEKVVRIDRAEEILKGL, from the coding sequence ATGACAACTTCACGCATCTCCGGCTTTTACAACATGACCTTGGATCAGCGCCGCGAAAAAATAGCGGACGCCCTCGCCTCTTCGTCTCCGCCCGATCTTGCCCCGTGGACCTCAGGCGGACTCTCCCCTGAAGCCGCCGACCACATGATCGAAAACGTGATCGGCTTGCACAGCCTGCCATTGGGCATTGCGCTCAACTTCATGGTCAACGGGCGCGACGTGCTCGTGCCGATGACACTCGAAGAGCCATCCGTGGTGGCGGGCGCGTCGTTCATGGCGAAACTCGCCCGCGGCGGCGGCGGATTCCACGCCACGACCTCCGAACCGCACATGATCGGTCAGATGCAGGTCATCAATGTCGTTAATCTACACGAAGCGAAACTGAAAATCTACGAAAATAAAGCGGATCTGCTCGTCGAAGCCGATTCGATTGACCCGATCCTCAAGAAATTCGGCGGCGGCGCGCGTGACCTCGAAGTGCGTGTCATCGCAGACTCCCCCATCGGCGGATTCCTCGTCGTCCATCTCATTTATGATGTGCGCGATGCAATGGGGGCAAATGCCGTCAACACGGCGTGCGAACGACTCGCCCCGAAGATCGAAGCGATCACAGGCGGAAAAGTCCACTTGCGGATTTTGTCCAATCTCGCAGACCGAAGAATCGCCCGCGCGCGCTGTACCATCCCTGTGAAGGATCTGGCGTTTGATACGTTTTCGGGCGAAGAAGTCCGTGACGGCATCATCGCCGCCTACGCCTTTGCCGCCGTGGACCCGTACCGCGCCGCGACCCACAACAAGGGCATCATGAATGGCGTGGACTCGGTGGTCATTGCCACAGGCAACGACTGGCGCGCAATTGAAGCAGGCGCGCACGCCTACGCCGTGAAAAACGGAGGGTACACATCCCTCTCCACTTGGGGCAAAGATGCGGACGGAAACTTGGTCGGCACACTCGAAATGCCAATGGCGGTCGGAATCGTCGGCGGCGCGACCAAGGTCCACTCTGCCGCGCAAGCCGCAGTCAAATTGATGGGCGTGAAAACCGCCTCCGAACTCGCGGAGATTATCGCCTCGGTCGGACTCGCCCAAAACATGGCGGCGCTGCGCGCTTTAGCCACGGAAGGCATTCAACGCGGACACATGTCACTGCACGCAAGGCAGGTGGCGATTGCAGCAGGCGCAACGGGTGAATTGGTGGAGAAGGTCGCCGCGCAGATGGTGGCGGAGAAGGTGGTGCGAATCGACCGCGCGGAAGAGATTTTGAAAGGGCTATAA